Proteins encoded in a region of the Hyphomicrobiales bacterium genome:
- the phaC gene encoding class I poly(R)-hydroxyalkanoic acid synthase — translation MGKVASAYVKPIEERGNESDTADRLNDFFNTISQVGKYWTEKPERALEAQTRITSQYMELWAQSMRSFSGEESTKVVEPRSNDRRFKDAEWEENPLFDFLKQAYLITANWANDLVEDADELDDHTKLKAQFYITQLVNAVSPSNFAGTNPEVLRETLASKGENLVRGMKMLAEDMKAGDGALKIRQSSPTAFKVGENIATTPGKVIFQNEICQVIQYEPTTKTVRKRPVLIVPPWINKFYILDLNPQKSLIKWMVDQGNTVFVLSWVNPNRDLAYAGWDTYMEKGIFAACDAVTSICPDTKIDLAGYCVGGTLCSIALAHMAQTGDERIASATFFTTQVDFTHAGELLVFIDEMQIDALEKVMDNRGYLEAGRMSTTFNLLRSNDLFWSYAVNNYLRGKEPSAFDLLHWNSDSTRMTPKNHAFYLRHLYMLNDITEGRMHLSEQDIDLGKITIPVFTLATIEDHIAPAKSVLLGSSFYGGPVEFVLAGSGHIAGVVNPPSKNKYGYMTGGEMSEPDNLDKWKTSATPHEGSWWPYWDKWINGLDNEQVPARKIGNRKYKPIEDAPGSYVKKQSTPET, via the coding sequence ATGGGTAAAGTTGCATCAGCCTATGTAAAACCAATTGAAGAACGCGGCAATGAATCGGATACGGCTGATCGCCTGAATGATTTTTTCAACACTATCTCACAAGTTGGAAAATACTGGACCGAAAAACCGGAGCGCGCCCTAGAAGCACAAACCCGCATCACATCGCAATATATGGAATTGTGGGCGCAATCCATGCGTAGTTTTTCTGGCGAAGAAAGCACAAAGGTTGTTGAACCACGTTCAAACGATCGACGGTTTAAAGACGCGGAATGGGAAGAAAATCCGCTTTTTGATTTTCTAAAACAGGCCTATCTTATCACAGCAAACTGGGCGAATGATCTGGTTGAGGATGCAGATGAGTTAGATGATCATACGAAGCTAAAAGCCCAATTCTATATAACACAATTGGTCAATGCCGTTTCCCCTTCCAATTTTGCAGGCACAAACCCAGAAGTTTTGCGTGAGACGCTGGCTTCCAAGGGCGAAAATCTGGTGCGAGGCATGAAAATGCTTGCGGAAGATATGAAAGCTGGTGATGGCGCTCTTAAAATACGCCAATCATCGCCCACAGCTTTTAAAGTCGGAGAAAATATCGCAACCACACCCGGCAAAGTCATCTTTCAAAATGAAATTTGCCAAGTTATTCAATATGAACCAACCACAAAAACGGTGCGCAAACGCCCAGTTTTGATCGTGCCACCTTGGATCAATAAATTCTATATTCTCGATCTAAACCCGCAAAAATCTCTCATCAAATGGATGGTTGATCAAGGCAATACCGTTTTTGTGCTCTCATGGGTCAATCCGAATCGTGATCTCGCCTATGCAGGCTGGGACACCTATATGGAAAAAGGCATTTTTGCCGCTTGTGATGCCGTCACGTCCATCTGTCCTGATACCAAGATCGACCTTGCCGGCTATTGTGTCGGGGGAACCTTATGTTCTATTGCTCTTGCGCATATGGCCCAAACTGGCGATGAGCGCATCGCATCAGCGACATTTTTTACCACGCAAGTCGACTTTACCCATGCTGGCGAGCTTCTTGTATTCATAGATGAAATGCAGATTGATGCACTTGAAAAAGTAATGGATAATCGCGGTTATCTGGAAGCTGGCCGCATGTCGACAACCTTCAATTTGTTGCGGTCAAATGACCTGTTTTGGTCTTATGCCGTCAATAATTATTTACGCGGCAAAGAGCCTTCTGCCTTTGATCTTTTGCATTGGAATTCAGACTCCACTCGCATGACCCCTAAAAACCACGCTTTTTATCTGCGCCATCTTTATATGCTAAATGATATTACCGAGGGTCGTATGCATCTGTCGGAGCAAGATATTGATCTTGGCAAAATTACAATCCCGGTTTTCACTCTGGCCACTATCGAGGACCATATAGCCCCCGCGAAGTCTGTCCTACTTGGGTCAAGTTTTTATGGCGGGCCCGTAGAATTTGTATTAGCCGGATCCGGTCACATTGCGGGTGTGGTCAACCCTCCCTCTAAGAACAAATACGGCTATATGACTGGCGGAGAAATGAGCGAGCCAGATAATCTTGATAAGTGGAAGACAAGCGCCACGCCACATGAGGGATCATGGTGGCCATATTGGGATAAATGGATTAACGGGCTCGATAATGAACAAGTGCCCGCCCGAAAAATCGGCAATCGGAAATACAAGCCAATAGAAGATGCGCCCGGCTCTTATGTGAAGAAGCAGAGTACCCCAGAGACATAA
- a CDS encoding LL-diaminopimelate aminotransferase — protein MEQFHSTRRLPPYVFEPINKLKAKARGEGADIIDLGMGNPDLPTPDHIVEKLVETVHRPDTHRYSQSRGINGLRKAQAAYYERRFNVTLNPDTEIVATLGSKEGFANMAQAITAPGDVVLVPNPTYPIHAFGFIISGGVIRSVPATPNEEFFRACERAVKHSIPSPLALILNYPSNPTAYVTDLDFYREAVAFAKKYDLFILSDLAYSEIYFDGIKPPSILQVDGARDVAVEFTSMSKTYSMPGWRMGFAVGNERLIAALARVKSYLDYGAFTPIQVAATAALNGPDDCIEEARKIYGDRRDVMVESFAQAGWDIPSPPATMFAWAPIPEAYRELGSLEFSKLLVEKAGVAVAPGIGFGEYGDDYVRLALVENEQRIRQAARNVKRFLAS, from the coding sequence ATGGAACAATTTCATTCGACACGGCGACTGCCCCCCTATGTTTTCGAGCCTATTAATAAACTGAAAGCCAAGGCGCGCGGTGAAGGCGCGGATATTATTGATTTAGGCATGGGCAATCCCGATCTTCCCACGCCTGATCATATTGTCGAAAAACTTGTTGAGACGGTCCACCGGCCAGACACACACCGTTATTCTCAATCACGCGGTATTAATGGCCTGCGGAAAGCTCAAGCAGCTTATTATGAGCGCCGCTTTAATGTTACGCTTAATCCAGACACGGAAATAGTCGCTACTCTTGGTTCAAAAGAAGGGTTTGCTAATATGGCTCAGGCGATTACCGCGCCGGGCGATGTGGTATTGGTGCCAAACCCGACCTATCCCATTCATGCTTTTGGTTTCATTATCTCAGGCGGCGTTATCCGCTCTGTGCCTGCAACGCCGAATGAAGAGTTTTTTCGTGCCTGTGAGCGTGCGGTAAAACATTCAATCCCAAGCCCGCTTGCCTTGATTTTGAACTATCCCTCAAATCCAACGGCCTATGTAACTGATCTTGATTTTTACCGTGAGGCTGTTGCTTTTGCGAAGAAATACGATTTGTTCATTTTGTCTGACCTTGCCTATTCAGAAATCTATTTTGATGGCATCAAGCCGCCGTCTATTCTGCAAGTCGATGGAGCAAGGGATGTGGCTGTCGAATTTACATCAATGTCCAAAACATATTCTATGCCTGGTTGGCGTATGGGGTTTGCTGTTGGTAATGAACGATTGATTGCAGCACTTGCGCGCGTGAAATCTTATCTTGATTATGGCGCTTTTACACCGATTCAAGTTGCTGCAACCGCCGCTTTGAACGGTCCTGATGACTGCATTGAGGAGGCTCGAAAAATTTATGGTGACCGGCGCGATGTGATGGTTGAATCTTTCGCACAGGCTGGCTGGGATATTCCTTCACCACCTGCGACAATGTTTGCATGGGCGCCGATTCCTGAAGCTTATCGGGAACTCGGGTCGCTTGAATTTTCCAAGCTCCTTGTTGAAAAAGCGGGTGTTGCGGTCGCGCCGGGCATTGGCTTTGGTGAATATGGCGATGACTATGTGCGCCTCGCGCTTGTGGAAAATGAGCAACGTATTCGCCAAGCAGCAAGAAACGTAAAGCGTTTCCTTGCGTCTTAA
- a CDS encoding homoserine dehydrogenase, with translation MSDTLRLGIAGLGTVGAALMHIINNNGSGMAATTGRSLTVCAVSARSKNKDRGFSMDGIEWFDDPVALAKSNSFDVFVELIGGDEGPARDSVEAALKAGKHVVTANKALLAKHGVALALLAEKNDVALNYEAAVAGGIPIIKTIREALSGNQISRVFGIMNGTCNYILTRMERDEISFQDCLADAQRLGYAEADPTFDVGGHDTAHKLSILTSLSFGTQISFDDIYLEGIEAISLDDIKAADELGYRIKLLGVAQRTGTGIEQRVHPAMVPKTSAIAQIDSVTNAVAIEADKVGSLMLSGPGAGGDATASAVAGDIADIARGLKMPVFGRPAVDLVPYERSRMRKHEGGYYIALDLLDKSGAFASIATRMAECDISLQSVVQRSTDKDAKNDALPVIIITHETSEKAIGEVLDLLLKDGHVVGEPKMIRIEKLN, from the coding sequence ATGTCTGATACTCTCCGCCTCGGCATAGCTGGTCTTGGTACCGTTGGCGCTGCCTTGATGCATATTATCAATAACAATGGTTCTGGAATGGCAGCTACCACGGGGCGTTCTTTAACGGTTTGCGCAGTAAGTGCGCGCTCAAAGAATAAAGACCGTGGATTTTCCATGGATGGTATTGAATGGTTTGATGATCCTGTTGCCCTCGCAAAAAGTAATAGCTTTGACGTTTTTGTTGAATTGATTGGTGGTGATGAAGGTCCAGCTCGTGACAGTGTTGAGGCAGCGCTCAAAGCGGGTAAACATGTTGTCACAGCCAATAAAGCACTGCTTGCCAAACATGGTGTAGCCCTTGCGCTTTTAGCCGAGAAAAACGATGTTGCACTTAATTATGAAGCAGCCGTTGCTGGTGGTATTCCTATCATCAAGACAATACGTGAAGCGCTTTCTGGCAATCAGATAAGCCGTGTGTTCGGTATTATGAATGGCACGTGTAATTATATTTTGACCCGTATGGAACGCGACGAAATCAGCTTTCAAGATTGCTTGGCAGATGCCCAGCGTCTTGGATATGCGGAAGCCGACCCGACCTTTGATGTTGGAGGGCATGATACAGCTCACAAACTCTCAATTTTGACGAGCCTTTCTTTTGGGACACAAATCTCCTTCGATGATATCTATCTGGAAGGTATTGAAGCGATCAGCCTCGATGACATTAAAGCCGCAGATGAACTTGGTTACCGTATCAAACTCCTAGGTGTGGCCCAGCGCACAGGAACTGGCATAGAGCAACGTGTTCACCCTGCCATGGTGCCAAAAACCAGTGCCATTGCCCAAATTGATAGCGTTACCAATGCGGTCGCGATTGAGGCGGACAAAGTGGGAAGTCTAATGCTCAGCGGCCCAGGTGCTGGTGGGGATGCAACAGCATCCGCTGTGGCTGGCGATATAGCTGACATTGCCCGTGGTTTGAAAATGCCAGTATTTGGTCGTCCGGCGGTCGATCTAGTGCCCTATGAGCGCTCTCGTATGCGCAAACATGAGGGGGGCTACTATATAGCCCTTGATTTGCTGGATAAGTCGGGCGCTTTTGCTAGTATTGCAACCAGAATGGCTGAGTGCGACATCTCGCTTCAAAGCGTGGTACAGCGCTCAACTGACAAAGATGCTAAAAACGATGCATTGCCAGTGATTATCATTACCCACGAAACCTCTGAAAAAGCCATTGGTGAGGTACTAGATCTCCTCCTCAAGGATGGTCATGTGGTTGGCGAGCCCAAAATGATTAGAATTGAAAAATTAAACTGA
- the glpX gene encoding class II fructose-bisphosphatase has product MSATEQTGSESLDRRLTMELGRVAEAAAVGAAMLRGQGDEKAADQAAVDAMRRELNQLPIDGVVRIGEGELDQAPMLYIGERVGTGKGPKLDVALDPLEGTTICAKNTANALAVIALAGTGNLLYAPDVYMDKIAIGPGYPDGVIDIDAPAADNIKSLAKAKGVKPSHIHACVLDRPRHASLIEEIRSIGASIRLIGDGDVAGIIHTTDPDETGTDIYIGRGGAPEGVLAAAALRCTGGQIFGRLVIQNEEQRDRTISMGITDPNQIFTMEDMAKGDVLFAATGVTDGNMLRGVKFNRGKVITDTVVMRSSTRTVRYIKGVHNDLSKFHL; this is encoded by the coding sequence ATGTCCGCGACTGAACAAACCGGATCAGAAAGTTTGGATCGTCGATTAACGATGGAATTAGGCCGTGTAGCCGAGGCTGCAGCTGTTGGCGCCGCCATGTTGCGCGGACAAGGTGATGAAAAAGCTGCTGATCAAGCGGCAGTAGATGCCATGCGTCGTGAATTGAACCAGCTACCTATTGACGGTGTGGTACGCATTGGAGAAGGCGAACTCGATCAAGCGCCCATGCTTTATATTGGAGAACGCGTTGGTACTGGCAAGGGGCCAAAGCTTGACGTTGCGTTGGACCCGCTTGAAGGCACAACCATTTGCGCCAAGAATACCGCAAACGCACTCGCAGTGATCGCGCTTGCTGGCACAGGTAACCTGCTTTATGCGCCTGATGTTTATATGGATAAAATCGCCATTGGACCGGGATATCCAGACGGAGTGATTGATATAGATGCACCTGCTGCAGACAACATCAAATCTCTTGCCAAAGCAAAGGGTGTGAAGCCATCGCATATTCATGCCTGTGTTTTGGATCGCCCAAGACATGCGTCACTCATTGAAGAAATTCGCTCAATAGGTGCTTCAATCCGTCTGATTGGTGATGGGGATGTAGCGGGTATCATTCATACAACAGATCCTGATGAAACCGGCACTGATATTTATATTGGCAGGGGGGGAGCGCCAGAAGGCGTCTTGGCGGCGGCAGCCCTTCGTTGTACAGGCGGACAGATATTTGGTCGTCTTGTTATCCAAAATGAAGAACAGCGCGATCGTACAATCTCCATGGGTATTACGGACCCAAATCAGATATTCACAATGGAAGATATGGCTAAAGGCGATGTGTTGTTTGCGGCAACCGGCGTCACCGATGGCAATATGCTGCGCGGTGTGAAATTCAACCGTGGTAAGGTGATCACAGATACAGTCGTCATGCGCTCATCAACGCGCACCGTTCGCTATATCAAAGGCGTTCATAACGATCTCTCGAAATTCCATTTGTAA
- the recJ gene encoding single-stranded-DNA-specific exonuclease RecJ, which translates to MSIDEGRTFLSVKQSISGKRWVDRLTPSLDTVALDIAQKANIPDLIARILAGRGVRADEAVDFLNPTIKNLMPDPYVFQDMEEAAKRIADAVEKQQTVAIFGDYDVDGATSSAVLYRFLTAFGVSARIYIPDRILEGYGPNPTAIRQLVEEGADLIVTVDCGVSSFDALIEAEKLGVDVVVLDHHQVGTELPPAHAIVNPNRHDDRSNLGHLAAVGVTFMAVVAIHRILRESASQADAAKSFDLLKLLDLVALGTVCDVVPLQTLNRAFVTKGIIAMRSMGNIGLSALARVSRVEGPLEPYHLGFLLGPRINAGGRIGDAGLGARLLTMSDAFEADEVAQRLDVLNAERQALEKAMLEEADAQAFAEVGVDDTVEGGPSVLITSNTDWHPGVLGIVASRLKDRYRRPSFALAFDASGKGTGSGRSMSGVDLGKAVRLAVDEGLLLKGGGHAMAAGLTVEREKLGDLRIFFEEMLKDDVAKARASRSITVDGALTSRGASLSLMAEIDRAGPYGPGHPSPIFAFPSHRITYANVVGKGHVKLSLKAGDGVSLNAIAFRVADEPLGKALLENKQKPVHLVGHLSKNSWQGRVTPQLRVIDAAFPSHV; encoded by the coding sequence ATGTCTATAGACGAAGGCCGGACCTTTCTATCAGTTAAGCAATCAATCAGCGGTAAGCGCTGGGTTGATCGTCTAACACCAAGCTTAGATACAGTGGCCCTCGATATCGCTCAAAAAGCAAATATCCCTGATCTCATTGCCCGAATTTTGGCTGGACGTGGCGTGAGAGCAGATGAGGCGGTTGATTTTCTCAATCCTACAATCAAAAACCTTATGCCTGACCCCTATGTGTTCCAAGACATGGAAGAAGCTGCAAAGCGTATAGCTGATGCGGTAGAAAAGCAGCAAACGGTTGCAATCTTTGGTGACTATGATGTGGATGGTGCCACATCTTCAGCCGTGCTGTATCGTTTTCTCACTGCATTCGGCGTGAGCGCACGCATTTACATTCCTGACCGTATTTTAGAAGGCTATGGCCCAAATCCCACTGCCATTCGCCAATTGGTTGAGGAGGGGGCAGACCTTATCGTCACGGTTGATTGTGGTGTTTCAAGTTTTGACGCGCTCATTGAGGCTGAAAAACTAGGTGTTGATGTTGTCGTGTTGGATCATCATCAGGTTGGCACCGAACTGCCGCCAGCGCATGCCATTGTCAATCCTAATCGGCATGATGATAGGTCAAATCTGGGACATTTGGCCGCTGTTGGCGTCACTTTTATGGCTGTGGTTGCCATTCATCGTATCTTGCGTGAGTCCGCTTCACAGGCTGATGCTGCGAAATCATTCGATTTGTTGAAATTGCTCGATCTGGTCGCCTTGGGAACCGTCTGTGATGTTGTCCCTCTACAAACGCTCAATCGTGCTTTTGTGACAAAGGGAATTATTGCGATGCGCTCTATGGGTAATATAGGTCTTTCAGCGCTTGCTCGTGTCTCTCGTGTTGAGGGGCCTTTGGAACCTTATCACCTTGGCTTTTTGCTTGGTCCGCGCATCAATGCTGGCGGGCGTATTGGAGATGCAGGGCTTGGTGCGCGGCTTCTGACGATGAGTGATGCATTTGAGGCCGATGAAGTGGCGCAAAGGCTTGATGTCTTGAATGCTGAACGCCAAGCTCTCGAAAAAGCAATGCTGGAAGAGGCTGATGCGCAAGCATTTGCTGAAGTAGGGGTGGATGACACCGTAGAGGGCGGTCCCTCTGTCCTGATTACATCAAATACTGATTGGCACCCGGGTGTGTTGGGTATTGTTGCCTCTCGCTTGAAAGACCGTTATCGCCGTCCAAGCTTCGCGCTGGCTTTTGATGCATCTGGTAAGGGGACAGGATCAGGGCGATCCATGAGCGGTGTTGATCTTGGAAAAGCAGTGCGTCTTGCTGTCGACGAGGGCCTCTTGCTGAAAGGCGGGGGACACGCGATGGCAGCTGGTTTGACTGTTGAGCGGGAGAAGCTTGGTGACCTTCGAATATTTTTTGAAGAAATGTTGAAAGATGATGTCGCTAAGGCGCGGGCTTCGCGCTCCATCACAGTCGATGGTGCTTTGACGTCGCGCGGTGCAAGCCTCTCACTTATGGCTGAGATTGATCGGGCTGGTCCTTATGGGCCTGGCCATCCTTCACCTATCTTTGCATTTCCAAGTCATCGCATCACCTATGCTAATGTGGTTGGCAAAGGGCATGTGAAATTGTCATTAAAAGCAGGCGATGGGGTGAGCCTTAATGCCATTGCTTTTCGTGTTGCCGATGAACCTTTGGGAAAAGCGCTTTTGGAAAACAAACAAAAACCGGTGCATCTTGTGGGGCACCTATCAAAGAATAGCTGGCAGGGGCGGGTAACCCCGCAGTTGCGTGTGATTGATGCGGCGTTCCCCAGTCATGTCTGA
- a CDS encoding TIGR03862 family flavoprotein gives MSEVKSIDVAVIGSGPAGLMAANILAEAGRSVQIFDAKPSFGRKFLMAGKSGLNITKTEFNDIFLNQYLNKNSVLEKALLSFLPADVVRWCDALDIETFTGSSGRVFPKAMKASPLLRALLNELSEVGTVFSTRHRWIGFEGSHLVFETPDGRLLVEAKVTVFALGGKSWARLGSDGAWQETFENMGADVATFKPSNCGFDCQWDQHFIDKFGGQPVKNVVATYKDVSLRGDFVVTQKGIEGGVVYPLAASLRDGLAEGSTALSVDLKPDTSLVKLEKSLSRPRGKNSFSNHLRKSIKLSGVKAGLLRMVAPETDWNDVAAVARLIKALPIQLIQPRPIDEAISTAGGVKMDNLDEYFMLKTRAGTFVAGEMLDWDAPTGGYLITACLATGKAAGEGALKWLSENKS, from the coding sequence ATGTCTGAGGTTAAATCAATAGATGTTGCCGTGATCGGCAGTGGTCCGGCGGGCTTGATGGCTGCGAATATTCTGGCTGAGGCGGGGCGCTCTGTGCAGATCTTTGACGCTAAGCCTTCTTTTGGGCGCAAGTTTTTGATGGCAGGAAAAAGTGGATTAAACATAACAAAAACAGAGTTTAACGATATTTTTCTGAATCAATATCTGAACAAAAATTCCGTCCTTGAAAAGGCCTTGTTGTCTTTCTTGCCGGCGGATGTTGTGCGGTGGTGCGACGCGCTAGATATTGAAACATTCACCGGTTCATCGGGGCGTGTTTTTCCAAAGGCGATGAAGGCTTCACCCTTGCTTCGTGCGCTGCTTAACGAGCTATCTGAAGTAGGGACAGTCTTTTCAACGCGTCATCGCTGGATAGGATTCGAGGGGTCTCATTTGGTTTTTGAGACGCCAGATGGTCGCTTGCTGGTTGAGGCGAAAGTCACTGTTTTTGCCCTCGGCGGCAAAAGCTGGGCAAGGCTTGGTTCGGATGGGGCATGGCAAGAAACATTCGAAAACATGGGCGCTGATGTGGCGACCTTCAAGCCGTCAAACTGCGGGTTTGATTGTCAGTGGGATCAACACTTCATTGATAAATTTGGGGGGCAACCGGTCAAAAATGTTGTGGCCACTTACAAGGACGTTTCTCTGCGCGGGGACTTTGTGGTGACACAAAAAGGCATTGAGGGGGGCGTCGTTTATCCACTCGCGGCATCTTTACGTGATGGGTTAGCAGAAGGCTCCACAGCACTCAGTGTTGATTTGAAACCGGATACATCACTTGTCAAACTTGAGAAGTCATTGTCTCGTCCACGTGGTAAAAATTCATTCTCCAATCATCTTCGTAAATCCATCAAACTAAGCGGCGTGAAGGCAGGCCTTTTGCGTATGGTTGCCCCTGAAACTGACTGGAATGATGTGGCTGCGGTGGCAAGGCTTATCAAAGCCTTACCTATTCAACTTATCCAACCGCGTCCGATTGATGAGGCGATCAGTACGGCCGGGGGTGTTAAGATGGATAATCTGGATGAGTATTTCATGCTAAAAACCCGCGCTGGTACTTTTGTCGCTGGTGAAATGCTCGACTGGGATGCACCAACAGGGGGCTATTTGATAACGGCTTGCCTTGCGACCGGTAAAGCAGCCGGTGAGGGCGCGCTTAAATGGTTGTCAGAAAATAAATCTTAA
- the acdA gene encoding 3-sulfinopropanoyl-CoA desulfinase, translating to MQPIQTAEQEIARTLAETKFSVRAAFFDQKRKYCWKNIDAMVEHGLMGMTIPEEYGGKGATLFEASLVAEELARHCTLTARVFVEANMGAIGAIMLYGTEAQKQLCAPLVLKGDKPAICISEPEAGSAATDMQTTAHKQGSSYVLNGSKHWITGGGVSKLHLIFARTFDEAGNEEGISAFIVIRDPDTGAYPEGFQITGVERTLGLCGMPEAQLEFDNLKVDAAMRLETPNGPDHGFSDLMAAYNAQRIGAGTIAMGIASGALDEAKRYMSERQQFGRPIAEFQGLQWMIADMDTALHASRLMLHEAARSAGPFGHHTPDVTMAARAKLFASEAAIKIVNQALQIFGARGYGAQEKIERMYRDVRMFTIGGGTAEILRNQIASSVLSIKTPQTRNGYVETMPTTAFVEAAE from the coding sequence ATGCAGCCAATACAAACAGCTGAACAAGAAATTGCCCGCACCCTCGCTGAAACAAAATTCAGCGTTCGCGCAGCTTTTTTTGATCAAAAGCGCAAGTATTGCTGGAAAAACATTGATGCCATGGTCGAACACGGCCTGATGGGCATGACAATTCCTGAAGAATATGGCGGTAAAGGCGCGACGCTTTTTGAAGCCTCTCTCGTTGCTGAAGAGCTCGCCCGTCATTGTACATTAACGGCTCGTGTCTTTGTCGAAGCCAACATGGGTGCGATTGGCGCCATCATGCTTTATGGCACTGAAGCACAAAAACAACTTTGTGCGCCCCTTGTCCTGAAAGGCGACAAACCAGCGATTTGCATCAGCGAACCTGAGGCTGGAAGTGCCGCAACAGACATGCAGACCACGGCTCACAAACAAGGCTCTTCCTATGTCTTGAATGGCAGCAAACATTGGATCACCGGCGGCGGCGTTTCCAAGCTACATCTGATTTTCGCACGCACTTTTGATGAAGCCGGCAATGAAGAAGGCATTAGCGCCTTCATCGTTATTCGTGATCCAGATACGGGCGCTTATCCTGAAGGCTTCCAGATCACAGGTGTCGAGCGCACACTCGGTCTTTGTGGCATGCCAGAAGCACAGCTTGAATTTGATAACCTCAAAGTTGACGCAGCCATGCGCCTTGAAACACCGAATGGCCCTGACCACGGCTTCTCTGATTTGATGGCAGCCTATAACGCGCAGCGCATCGGTGCGGGTACCATTGCGATGGGTATTGCTAGTGGCGCCTTAGATGAAGCTAAACGCTATATGAGTGAGCGCCAACAATTTGGTCGCCCTATTGCAGAGTTCCAAGGTCTTCAATGGATGATTGCAGACATGGATACAGCGCTCCATGCTTCACGTTTGATGCTGCATGAAGCGGCAAGATCAGCCGGTCCATTCGGCCATCACACACCAGACGTCACAATGGCTGCACGCGCTAAACTCTTTGCCTCGGAAGCCGCCATAAAAATAGTCAATCAAGCGCTTCAAATTTTTGGTGCCCGTGGTTACGGTGCCCAAGAGAAGATTGAACGCATGTACCGCGATGTGCGCATGTTCACGATTGGCGGCGGTACCGCAGAAATTTTGCGCAACCAGATAGCCAGCAGCGTGCTCTCTATCAAAACACCACAAACACGCAATGGTTATGTTGAAACAATGCCAACGACAGCCTTCGTGGAAGCTGCAGAATAA
- a CDS encoding LysR family transcriptional regulator, producing the protein MNLRSLETFVEIAEQGSFIRTAESLNMTLSTVSMQMKVLEDELAVQLFDRSFRPPKLTPVGRKVAREAVSVLKASEQLFDICRPSDELTGDFRIGFVLTSSIRLLPRFLVKSQKEAPSATFHVETGLSDDLASRVVSGTLDAAIVTGGNLPASIDTHMLTREEMIYCLPPKASSWSIERCMNEMPFIHFMPQTGIGRLIAQHLEDEGFSPNRVIVLDSVEAVAECVDAGVGFSILPEPDIKRSAGESISLRSLRKTPVMRELVLAYQKRGAIAAKVDVLASLFHD; encoded by the coding sequence GTGAATCTACGAAGTTTAGAAACATTTGTGGAAATTGCGGAGCAAGGCTCTTTCATCCGCACGGCTGAAAGTCTCAATATGACGCTTTCAACGGTTAGTATGCAGATGAAAGTCTTGGAAGATGAGCTTGCGGTTCAACTTTTTGATCGCTCATTTCGCCCGCCCAAATTAACGCCGGTTGGTCGGAAAGTCGCACGTGAGGCAGTTAGTGTGTTGAAAGCAAGCGAGCAGTTGTTTGATATCTGCCGTCCATCTGATGAGCTAACCGGTGATTTTCGTATCGGCTTCGTGCTTACCTCCAGTATTCGCCTGTTGCCTAGGTTCTTGGTCAAGTCCCAAAAAGAAGCCCCAAGCGCAACATTTCATGTGGAAACCGGCTTATCTGATGATTTGGCCAGCCGCGTGGTATCTGGAACATTAGATGCGGCTATTGTAACTGGCGGCAATCTACCGGCCTCTATTGATACGCACATGCTAACACGTGAGGAGATGATTTATTGTTTGCCTCCCAAGGCATCAAGCTGGTCGATTGAGCGCTGCATGAATGAAATGCCGTTTATCCATTTTATGCCACAAACTGGTATTGGTCGCCTTATCGCACAGCATCTTGAAGATGAAGGCTTTAGCCCAAACAGGGTTATCGTCCTCGATAGTGTGGAAGCTGTAGCGGAATGTGTTGATGCGGGGGTTGGTTTTTCAATTCTGCCGGAGCCTGATATCAAGCGTAGTGCTGGTGAAAGCATATCATTACGCTCACTGCGCAAAACGCCGGTGATGCGAGAGCTTGTCTTAGCGTATCAAAAGCGAGGGGCGATCGCAGCAAAGGTGGATGTTTTGGCATCGTTATTTCATGACTAG